The Armatimonadota bacterium genome contains a region encoding:
- the murB gene encoding UDP-N-acetylmuramate dehydrogenase, translated as MSPVRESVCLAPFCTLRTGGNADRFVRVHTMPDLIEAVNEGLASDQPMRVMGRGSNMLPADEGVPGLVILNSVQTMKFGESGEVECSTGVDFQDLFLATAQRGLGGLEFAVGIPGSVGGALVSNAGAYRSNVSEFLTELEILDESGQRWVSPDWMGFSYRDSKLRQDLSLKAVVLKVRMKLPRREKAAIYNEARNYQRQRIGKQPPPASAGSFFKNVVNFELAQSIEGLTEGMRTAGVIPSGFLIEAVGMKGYRHERCMFSKKHANFMLNTGGATSTAIYELAQKAKSAVFEKFGVTLEEEVLYVGRWPHLSS; from the coding sequence GTGAGTCCCGTACGTGAATCCGTTTGTCTCGCACCGTTCTGCACTCTCCGCACGGGTGGCAATGCCGATCGATTTGTGCGCGTGCACACGATGCCAGATCTGATCGAAGCGGTCAATGAGGGGCTTGCTTCTGACCAGCCGATGCGCGTGATGGGACGCGGGAGCAACATGCTCCCCGCAGATGAGGGCGTGCCCGGACTCGTGATCTTGAACAGCGTTCAGACGATGAAGTTTGGGGAGAGTGGAGAAGTTGAGTGTTCCACAGGGGTCGATTTTCAAGACCTGTTTTTGGCCACTGCACAACGCGGTCTAGGCGGACTGGAATTCGCAGTAGGCATCCCTGGCTCGGTCGGGGGCGCGTTGGTGAGCAATGCTGGAGCGTACCGAAGCAATGTCAGCGAGTTCTTGACCGAGCTAGAAATCCTCGATGAATCTGGCCAGCGATGGGTATCCCCCGATTGGATGGGATTTTCTTATCGAGATTCCAAATTGCGGCAAGACCTCAGCTTGAAGGCAGTCGTTCTCAAAGTGCGCATGAAACTTCCTCGGCGGGAGAAGGCCGCTATCTACAACGAGGCGCGGAATTATCAACGCCAGCGAATTGGGAAGCAGCCGCCTCCCGCGAGTGCAGGTTCATTTTTCAAAAATGTTGTCAATTTTGAACTTGCCCAAAGCATTGAAGGCTTGACCGAGGGCATGCGAACGGCGGGCGTGATTCCGTCCGGTTTCCTGATCGAAGCGGTCGGCATGAAGGGTTACCGGCACGAACGATGTATGTTCAGCAAGAAGCATGCAAACTTCATGTTGAACACAGGCGGCGCAACGTCAACAGCAATTTACGAACTGGCTCAGAAGGCAAAGTCCGCTGTTTTCGAGAAGTTCGGCGTGACCCTCGAAGAAGAAGTTCTCTATGTGGGGCGATGGCCCCATTTGAGTTCTTAG
- the mrdA gene encoding penicillin-binding protein 2 codes for MIHQERGNSIDLRQLIFPAVVVVAFSFFLFRLWMLQVVQAEELQTKVERLKSTMVEVEAPRGLIVDRQGRTLAGVRSEYIVTAIPQVMKKHPEMLEKLAFLTGATVDEINKNLSEGYWRPSIPVPAVNNITVAQATKLIEAKDLMGVDVLPQPSRFYSEPKMFSHILGYVRTPDKKDVERFQKMEKEVPDLVGKMGLEYSHDRDLSGDKGRLEVVMDGKNKPARVAEETPAMPGDKLVLGLDYDVQKAAYEALGDRNGAVVAIEPKTGVILCFVSAPTYDITKWLRGLSKPEYQALIDDERKPLLNRAVATPYMPGSTFKIVTTIAALIAGKFDPNRTVYCAHGLKIGKRMLRCTGFHSSVSFHRAFQSSCNAYFADLGLRAGPDALRKAAEMCGLGTKSGIDLRGERSGNVPTDEWMKRAYDRGWYPGDTANFAIGQGGITATPLELANMVSLVANRGKMYQPTFIRTVIHANGQQESVKPIEIHHSDAPDSFWDILQSAMASVMSAGTGKRGRINGLEWAGKTGSAENRRGSKTDSAFVGYAPLNDPKIAIAVVVENAGHGGEVAVPIAAKVIETYLFPPKPNQIPLGGANSEAKPSTSAALEGSPSAR; via the coding sequence ATGATTCATCAAGAACGCGGTAATTCGATCGACCTACGCCAGCTGATTTTCCCGGCGGTGGTTGTTGTCGCGTTCAGCTTCTTCCTGTTCCGGCTTTGGATGCTCCAAGTGGTTCAGGCCGAAGAACTCCAAACCAAAGTGGAGCGACTGAAATCTACAATGGTCGAAGTCGAAGCACCTAGGGGGTTGATCGTGGATCGCCAAGGCCGCACATTGGCCGGGGTCCGTTCGGAATACATCGTTACGGCGATTCCACAGGTGATGAAGAAGCATCCCGAAATGCTGGAAAAGCTAGCCTTTTTGACCGGGGCGACCGTCGACGAGATCAACAAAAACCTTTCCGAGGGGTATTGGCGCCCGTCGATTCCGGTTCCGGCGGTGAACAACATCACGGTCGCGCAGGCAACAAAACTCATCGAAGCAAAAGACTTGATGGGAGTGGACGTTTTGCCCCAACCTAGCCGCTTCTATAGCGAACCAAAGATGTTTAGCCACATCCTCGGATATGTTCGCACTCCGGACAAGAAGGACGTTGAGCGATTCCAAAAGATGGAAAAGGAAGTCCCAGATTTAGTTGGCAAGATGGGGCTCGAGTATTCGCACGATCGGGATCTATCGGGTGACAAGGGACGGCTAGAAGTCGTGATGGATGGCAAGAACAAGCCCGCCCGGGTCGCCGAAGAAACGCCGGCCATGCCTGGAGACAAGTTGGTCCTTGGACTCGACTACGATGTCCAGAAGGCCGCTTACGAAGCCCTCGGAGATCGAAACGGCGCTGTGGTCGCGATCGAACCCAAGACCGGCGTCATTCTTTGCTTTGTGTCGGCACCAACATACGACATCACGAAATGGCTGCGAGGACTCTCCAAACCCGAATATCAGGCTCTAATTGATGATGAGCGAAAGCCGTTGCTGAACCGCGCAGTGGCAACTCCATACATGCCGGGCTCCACGTTCAAGATCGTGACGACGATTGCGGCACTCATCGCGGGGAAGTTTGATCCGAATCGGACGGTCTATTGCGCGCACGGTTTGAAAATCGGTAAGCGAATGCTACGATGCACCGGTTTTCATTCCAGTGTTTCTTTTCACCGTGCATTCCAATCTTCTTGCAACGCTTACTTCGCAGATTTGGGCTTGCGAGCTGGGCCAGACGCGCTCCGAAAAGCTGCCGAGATGTGCGGCCTAGGGACAAAGAGCGGCATTGATCTGCGTGGCGAACGGAGCGGAAACGTGCCGACCGACGAATGGATGAAGCGAGCCTACGACCGAGGCTGGTATCCAGGCGACACCGCGAACTTTGCGATTGGGCAGGGCGGGATCACGGCTACGCCGCTTGAGCTGGCAAACATGGTTTCGCTGGTGGCGAATCGGGGCAAAATGTATCAGCCGACCTTCATTCGCACGGTCATCCATGCCAACGGGCAACAGGAATCGGTGAAGCCGATCGAGATTCACCACAGCGATGCGCCCGACAGTTTCTGGGACATTTTGCAAAGCGCGATGGCTTCGGTTATGTCCGCAGGAACAGGAAAGCGGGGCCGAATCAACGGCTTAGAATGGGCGGGCAAAACCGGTTCCGCCGAAAACCGTCGTGGTAGCAAAACCGACTCAGCTTTTGTCGGATATGCACCGCTCAATGATCCCAAGATCGCGATCGCCGTTGTCGTGGAGAATGCCGGACATGGCGGAGAAGTTGCCGTTCCAATCGCCGCCAAGGTCATCGAAACCTATCTGTTCCCGCCAAAGCCGAATCAAATTCCTTTGGGCGGAGCGAATTCCGAAGCAAAGCCTTCGACTTCGGCGGCCTTAGAAGGCTCGCCAAGTGCACGGTAG
- a CDS encoding DUF1003 domain-containing protein — translation MDSPAGHSFPSITNINEQMASKLTRGERVADKISAVIGSWPFIIIQSCILLAWISFNVFLMINPSAIKAFDPYPFILLNLALSFQAAYTGPIVLMSENRQAKRDRMVAENDYTTNVKAEKEIRQIMEHLRRQDAMMQEVLAKLEAQKPS, via the coding sequence ATGGATTCACCTGCAGGGCACTCGTTCCCCTCGATTACCAACATCAACGAGCAGATGGCGTCAAAGCTCACTCGGGGCGAACGTGTCGCTGACAAGATCTCGGCCGTTATTGGGAGTTGGCCGTTCATCATCATCCAGAGTTGCATTCTGCTCGCTTGGATTAGTTTCAATGTCTTTTTGATGATCAACCCTTCGGCGATAAAGGCTTTTGACCCCTATCCGTTCATCCTGCTCAATCTTGCTCTGAGTTTTCAGGCCGCTTACACAGGTCCGATTGTTCTAATGAGCGAAAATCGGCAGGCAAAGCGAGATCGAATGGTCGCCGAGAACGACTACACCACCAACGTTAAGGCGGAGAAGGAGATTCGGCAGATCATGGAACACCTGCGTCGGCAGGACGCGATGATGCAAGAAGTCCTAGCCAAGCTGGAAGCTCAAAAACCTAGTTGA
- a CDS encoding transglycosylase domain-containing protein — protein MATRTSPAPRKVITRRKSSPWRKTKIVLSVVFMPLAIAVMLVGLAFSFELNKAAEKIPKLATIMESLKSGPTRIMSADGKVLYESLAEYRIPIEIDDVPQTVIKATLAAEDKRFYTHDGVDYWAVARQLVTNVREKRMAGGASTLTMQLAKRIYTNSEQTINRKIQDAALAIEIERSLTKKQILELYLNQVFYGSGAYGIAAAAKTYFDKDLDELTIAEAALLARCVRRPSDENPFYDLKAAVANRNDVLQIMKDEGMITGAEYAQAKSEEVHLKKAEERTRSTIKAAPYFVSYVLDQVRKDIGPEVTDGGYTIETTINLSLQEYAEDRAKNLVANYRGSGVRTAAMMIMNRQGEILAMVGGADYQRNQFNVITQGLRQPGSSFKPLVYSACFEQGLLSPYDPIRADTFRENVGGENWEVEGRGGVTTVHSAIAFSMNAPAVRAMMMLRPSVFVRGYARPVFGLSTVTQAFPSMVLGGVEVHPIELAEAYTVFQHRGDRVKPFGISRVLTSDGKLVRKYEAVITRNVMSTGSTEDIDRCLREVVTSGTGSSASGVRRARGKTGTTNENKDAWFVGYTDNYLAVAWVANEQYDEERKRWTYTPMSSWVMGGKVPIRLWREVMLRAQSKFGEPTVKDTLDDGDFSAKIDINDEDGPGLKERRPTRPTDETPEEDTPAAPEENPVPSVDRDPNEQPATEPPKRNDPPPRNDPPPSNGPDPSLPDGPEGLPEGPG, from the coding sequence GTGGCTACTCGAACGTCTCCAGCTCCGCGGAAGGTGATCACCCGCCGTAAGTCCAGCCCCTGGCGGAAGACAAAGATTGTGCTGTCGGTGGTATTTATGCCGCTGGCCATCGCAGTGATGTTGGTGGGGCTCGCGTTCTCGTTTGAGCTCAACAAAGCTGCCGAAAAGATCCCGAAGCTCGCGACCATCATGGAGTCGCTCAAATCCGGACCAACTCGGATCATGAGCGCGGACGGCAAAGTACTGTACGAGAGCCTTGCTGAATACCGAATCCCGATTGAGATCGATGACGTGCCACAAACGGTCATCAAGGCAACGCTCGCAGCTGAAGATAAGCGGTTTTACACCCATGACGGCGTGGATTATTGGGCAGTCGCACGGCAATTGGTTACAAACGTCCGCGAGAAGAGAATGGCGGGCGGCGCAAGTACGCTGACCATGCAGCTTGCAAAACGGATTTATACGAATTCGGAGCAAACCATCAATCGAAAAATTCAAGACGCTGCTCTTGCGATTGAGATTGAACGATCGTTGACCAAGAAGCAGATTCTAGAACTGTATCTGAACCAAGTTTTTTATGGATCGGGTGCGTACGGAATTGCCGCCGCCGCCAAAACCTATTTCGACAAAGACCTCGACGAACTGACCATCGCCGAGGCGGCGCTTTTGGCCCGTTGCGTACGTCGCCCGAGCGATGAAAATCCATTCTATGATCTGAAGGCGGCGGTAGCCAACCGAAACGATGTTCTTCAAATCATGAAGGATGAGGGCATGATCACCGGGGCAGAATACGCTCAGGCAAAGTCAGAAGAAGTCCACCTCAAGAAAGCGGAAGAGCGAACGCGTTCTACCATCAAAGCGGCGCCATATTTTGTGAGCTACGTTCTGGATCAGGTTCGGAAGGACATTGGCCCGGAAGTCACTGACGGTGGCTACACGATCGAAACTACGATCAATTTGAGTCTGCAAGAGTACGCAGAAGATCGCGCGAAGAACCTTGTCGCGAACTACCGTGGCTCCGGCGTTCGAACCGCAGCAATGATGATCATGAATCGTCAAGGCGAAATCTTGGCGATGGTTGGCGGTGCAGATTATCAGCGAAACCAGTTCAATGTGATCACACAGGGCCTGCGTCAACCGGGGTCCTCGTTCAAGCCTTTGGTCTATTCCGCTTGCTTCGAGCAAGGACTGCTTTCGCCGTATGATCCGATTCGAGCAGACACATTCCGCGAGAATGTCGGCGGCGAAAATTGGGAAGTGGAAGGGCGTGGTGGAGTCACCACCGTCCACAGCGCAATCGCGTTTTCGATGAACGCACCAGCCGTCCGCGCCATGATGATGCTCCGGCCCAGCGTGTTTGTGCGCGGCTATGCCAGGCCCGTTTTTGGATTGTCGACGGTGACTCAGGCGTTCCCATCCATGGTTTTGGGCGGCGTTGAAGTACACCCTATTGAACTTGCAGAAGCATATACGGTGTTCCAGCATCGCGGCGACCGCGTCAAGCCGTTCGGCATCAGCCGAGTTTTGACTTCAGACGGCAAACTCGTTCGAAAGTACGAAGCCGTGATCACTCGCAACGTCATGAGCACGGGTTCGACCGAGGACATCGACCGATGTTTGAGAGAAGTTGTGACTTCAGGGACGGGAAGTTCTGCGAGTGGCGTGCGCCGAGCGCGTGGCAAGACTGGCACCACCAACGAGAACAAGGATGCATGGTTCGTCGGTTACACCGATAACTATCTCGCAGTCGCTTGGGTCGCCAATGAGCAATACGACGAAGAGCGAAAGCGGTGGACCTATACGCCGATGTCCAGCTGGGTCATGGGTGGCAAAGTTCCGATTCGCCTTTGGCGCGAGGTGATGCTCCGTGCCCAATCGAAGTTTGGCGAGCCGACAGTCAAGGACACACTCGATGATGGAGACTTCAGCGCGAAGATCGATATTAACGACGAAGATGGACCAGGATTAAAGGAACGACGCCCAACTCGACCGACTGACGAAACTCCAGAGGAAGACACACCAGCGGCTCCAGAAGAAAATCCAGTGCCGAGTGTCGATCGAGATCCGAATGAGCAACCAGCTACCGAGCCGCCGAAGCGGAACGATCCTCCTCCGCGCAATGATCCGCCGCCTTCAAACGGTCCTGATCCGAGCCTGCCAGACGGCCCAGAAGGGCTCCCAGAAGGCCCTGGCTAA
- the guaB gene encoding IMP dehydrogenase, protein MDFKEGLSFDDVLLIPNRTEVLPSEVDTSTQFLPGITLRAPIVSAPMDTVTESRLAIAIAREGGVGVIHRNMSIDRQAEEVDRVKRSEHGVITNPIKLSPEKTISEAIALMDRYHISGVPIVNNANRLVGILTNRDIRFETDFSKPIRERMTKKKLITTHVGTSLEQAEAILAEHRIEKLPIVDDHGHLMGLITIKDILKVKRHPMATKDEKGRLIVGAAIGALRDPYERAKALLEAGVDFIVIDAAHGHSAGVMNCLKMLKDKLPELKVIAGSVATAQGVKDLAKLGADGLRVGIGAGSICTTRVVAGIGVPQFTAVQDCAKAAKDLGIPTIADGGVRFSGDLVKSLAAGGTSVMMGNMFAGCDESPGDIEIYRNRAYKVYRGMGSISAMKEGSSDRYFQIKDNPAALVPEGIEGRVPYKGPLSETVAQMMGGLRSGMGYCGANSLKELQDSATFIRITNAGLLESHPHDVVITKEPPNYSSPWAKVGD, encoded by the coding sequence ATGGATTTCAAAGAAGGACTTAGCTTCGACGACGTACTCCTCATTCCCAACCGGACCGAAGTCCTTCCCAGCGAGGTTGATACTTCAACCCAATTTTTGCCCGGTATCACCCTGCGCGCTCCAATCGTCAGCGCGCCAATGGATACAGTGACCGAAAGCCGGCTGGCAATCGCCATTGCCCGAGAAGGCGGCGTCGGCGTAATCCATCGCAATATGTCCATCGACCGTCAGGCCGAAGAAGTGGATCGGGTCAAGCGGTCGGAACACGGCGTTATTACGAACCCGATCAAGCTCTCGCCCGAAAAGACGATTTCTGAAGCGATTGCACTTATGGATCGCTACCACATCAGCGGCGTGCCGATTGTCAACAACGCCAATCGATTGGTCGGCATCCTCACTAATCGCGATATCCGATTTGAAACCGATTTCAGCAAGCCGATTCGCGAGCGAATGACCAAGAAGAAGCTGATCACCACCCACGTTGGCACTTCCTTGGAGCAAGCTGAGGCGATCCTCGCCGAACACCGAATCGAAAAGCTGCCAATCGTTGATGATCACGGCCATCTGATGGGCCTGATCACGATCAAAGACATCCTCAAGGTCAAGCGGCATCCGATGGCTACAAAGGATGAAAAGGGGCGGTTGATCGTCGGTGCGGCGATCGGCGCACTTCGCGATCCGTATGAGCGCGCCAAGGCGCTGTTGGAAGCAGGGGTCGATTTCATCGTGATTGACGCCGCACACGGCCATTCAGCAGGCGTGATGAATTGCCTCAAAATGCTCAAAGACAAGCTTCCTGAGCTCAAGGTGATCGCCGGTTCGGTGGCGACGGCTCAAGGCGTCAAGGACCTAGCCAAGCTCGGCGCAGATGGACTTCGGGTTGGCATCGGCGCAGGTTCGATCTGCACGACTCGTGTCGTCGCTGGCATCGGAGTTCCCCAATTCACGGCTGTTCAGGATTGTGCGAAGGCCGCGAAGGATTTGGGAATTCCAACCATCGCAGACGGAGGTGTTCGATTCAGTGGCGATCTGGTTAAATCGTTGGCCGCCGGCGGAACGAGCGTTATGATGGGCAACATGTTTGCCGGATGCGATGAATCGCCCGGCGACATCGAAATTTATCGAAACCGCGCCTACAAAGTTTATCGTGGAATGGGTTCGATTTCGGCGATGAAAGAGGGGTCTTCAGACCGCTACTTCCAGATCAAGGATAATCCTGCCGCGCTTGTGCCAGAAGGTATCGAAGGCCGAGTTCCGTACAAGGGCCCTCTGAGCGAAACGGTGGCTCAGATGATGGGTGGCTTGCGATCGGGAATGGGGTATTGCGGTGCAAATAGCCTTAAAGAGCTTCAGGATTCCGCGACATTTATCCGAATCACCAACGCCGGCCTGCTCGAAAGCCATCCGCACGATGTGGTCATCACAAAGGAACCACCAAACTACAGCAGTCCTTGGGCAAAAGTAGGCGACTAA
- a CDS encoding DUF1385 domain-containing protein: MPKGEYLQYGGQAIIEGVMMRSPKFFSIACRAPNGTIVRTTEAIEKTWIGRQKWLQKPFLRGTFALLDSMALGIKAMRFAAQVQTDPEHGTAESNKEAEKLPTKAVQDLVIAGTMIVSLGIGILVFNVMPNALAEMLRAAKVTNGTLINYVSELIKVIIFFAYIYGISFMPEIKEVFRYHGAEHKAINAMERDQELSIDNCIQITRIHPRCGTSFAVIVLLVGFLLMPLVPRYPITGHQGNFFIDVPVRIVIELCLLPLIAGVSYELLRLAGKMRDEKWVNIAFKPGMWTQLITTKEPAEEHVEVAIAALNGVLDAEQRESGAVTGLEILPKSSYTKKGD; the protein is encoded by the coding sequence GTGCCAAAGGGCGAATATCTGCAGTACGGCGGGCAAGCAATCATCGAAGGAGTGATGATGCGGTCGCCAAAGTTTTTTAGCATTGCGTGCCGTGCACCAAATGGCACGATCGTCCGCACCACGGAAGCGATCGAAAAGACTTGGATCGGAAGGCAAAAATGGCTTCAAAAGCCGTTTTTGCGAGGAACTTTTGCGCTTCTGGATTCGATGGCGCTGGGGATCAAGGCGATGCGCTTCGCCGCGCAGGTTCAAACTGACCCCGAACACGGCACAGCTGAATCGAACAAGGAAGCAGAAAAGCTGCCAACAAAGGCAGTGCAAGATTTGGTGATTGCTGGCACGATGATCGTGTCCTTAGGGATCGGCATTCTGGTTTTCAACGTGATGCCAAACGCTCTTGCAGAGATGTTGCGAGCGGCCAAGGTCACCAACGGCACTCTGATCAACTACGTCAGCGAACTGATCAAGGTCATCATTTTCTTCGCTTACATTTACGGCATTAGCTTCATGCCAGAGATCAAGGAAGTGTTCCGATACCACGGTGCCGAACACAAAGCAATCAATGCGATGGAGCGCGACCAGGAATTGTCGATCGACAATTGCATCCAGATCACGCGAATTCATCCGAGGTGTGGGACCTCATTCGCGGTCATCGTGCTTCTGGTCGGATTCCTTTTGATGCCATTAGTGCCGCGCTATCCGATCACTGGGCACCAAGGAAACTTCTTTATTGATGTTCCGGTTCGCATCGTGATCGAGCTTTGTTTGTTGCCGTTGATTGCGGGCGTGAGCTATGAACTACTGCGACTCGCTGGAAAGATGCGCGATGAAAAGTGGGTGAACATTGCCTTTAAGCCTGGCATGTGGACCCAATTGATCACGACAAAGGAGCCAGCAGAAGAGCATGTGGAAGTCGCGATCGCTGCGCTCAACGGCGTGTTGGATGCCGAACAACGAGAATCCGGTGCCGTAACAGGCCTAGAAATTTTGCCTAAATCGAGCTACACAAAGAAAGGTGACTGA
- the lysA gene encoding diaminopimelate decarboxylase, which translates to MENLAPSEKLILDHSQAAELAERFGTPLYVIDEQCFRNRIRHYLAAFRAAAPSVTLTFASKANSLIQILKIAHEEGCLIDVASEGELRAALHAGIPASDCHFHGNAKGRTELQFAIKSGIGQIMVDNFQELNWHIKHQTPSELMFRLAPGVDPKTHEAISTGQADTKFGFNIGDGSALKAVKMALDAKLNVHGFHCHVGSQLLDPEAQRVGAMQLAQFAIDIYNQTQFLTKELNFGGGLGVEYVRGESPISIDEYCESVCRPVLDLLAPTPIKPVITQEPGRSLIGEQGVTLYQVLAKKTVPTVNGEKTYLSVDGGLSDNPRVVLYGAKYTVLNASRSSDQMSTFTVSGKHCETDTLFADVQLPADTEPGDYIQVLCTGAYNTMMSSNYNRFLRPPTVLITSSDEPKIIQRRESFEDLFARELN; encoded by the coding sequence ATGGAAAACTTGGCTCCCTCCGAAAAACTCATCCTTGACCATTCACAAGCTGCTGAACTAGCGGAGAGATTTGGCACTCCGCTCTACGTGATTGATGAGCAGTGCTTTCGGAATAGAATTCGGCACTATCTCGCAGCGTTTCGTGCAGCCGCCCCGTCGGTGACGCTGACTTTCGCTAGCAAAGCCAATTCCCTCATCCAAATCTTGAAGATCGCGCACGAGGAAGGGTGCCTGATCGACGTCGCAAGCGAGGGCGAACTTCGCGCTGCTCTCCACGCAGGCATCCCCGCCAGCGATTGTCATTTTCATGGAAATGCGAAGGGCCGCACAGAGCTTCAGTTCGCGATCAAATCCGGAATCGGACAGATCATGGTCGACAATTTCCAAGAGCTCAACTGGCACATCAAACATCAAACGCCTTCGGAACTGATGTTCAGGCTGGCACCTGGAGTCGATCCCAAAACTCACGAAGCGATCTCGACCGGACAGGCAGACACTAAGTTCGGTTTCAATATCGGCGACGGTTCCGCACTTAAAGCGGTGAAGATGGCGCTCGACGCGAAACTCAATGTTCACGGCTTTCACTGCCATGTCGGATCACAATTGCTCGATCCCGAAGCTCAACGCGTGGGCGCGATGCAGCTTGCGCAATTCGCGATAGACATCTACAACCAAACTCAATTCCTAACCAAGGAACTGAATTTTGGAGGTGGACTTGGCGTGGAGTATGTTCGTGGCGAGTCGCCAATTTCCATCGACGAATATTGCGAATCCGTCTGTAGACCAGTTCTCGATCTGCTAGCACCAACGCCAATCAAACCGGTCATCACGCAAGAACCGGGTCGGTCCCTGATCGGCGAGCAAGGCGTGACTCTCTATCAAGTCTTAGCAAAGAAAACCGTGCCGACCGTCAACGGCGAAAAGACCTATCTTTCGGTCGATGGCGGTCTGAGCGACAACCCCCGGGTCGTGTTGTACGGAGCCAAGTACACCGTCCTGAACGCCTCGCGAAGTTCTGACCAGATGTCCACTTTTACTGTGAGCGGCAAGCATTGCGAGACCGACACGCTTTTTGCAGACGTTCAATTGCCCGCCGATACCGAGCCTGGCGACTACATCCAAGTGCTCTGCACAGGCGCGTATAACACGATGATGTCGAGCAATTACAACAGGTTCTTGAGGCCGCCAACAGTGCTCATCACTTCAAGTGACGAACCCAAAATCATCCAGAGACGCGAATCGTTTGAAGACCTTTTCGCTCGCGAGCTCAACTAG
- a CDS encoding sigma-70 family RNA polymerase sigma factor: MSAFVGAQRLTNRENLEPYAEQALIEQCRRNNLEAFGRLVDAYQARIHGFVRRTVSSADEAEDLTQEVFIRAFQNLSKFDGRSSLRTWLFRIAHNLCIDAARKRGRSIAEVRDTDESGELIDAQDNRYSPESLAMNRELMDVVEDAIAGLSEKLRSVLLLHDKEELEYEEIANVLDIPIGTVKSRLFLARAAVQKALEEYRK; this comes from the coding sequence ATGTCTGCCTTTGTTGGAGCACAACGCTTGACCAATCGCGAAAACCTGGAGCCGTATGCCGAACAGGCGCTCATCGAGCAATGCCGTCGGAACAATCTCGAGGCGTTTGGCCGATTGGTGGATGCGTACCAAGCCCGAATCCACGGATTTGTCCGTCGGACGGTATCCAGTGCTGACGAAGCAGAGGATTTGACACAAGAAGTTTTCATCCGTGCGTTTCAGAACCTTTCCAAGTTTGATGGGCGGTCTAGCCTGAGAACCTGGCTGTTTCGGATTGCACACAATCTATGCATCGACGCCGCTAGGAAGCGGGGAAGAAGCATCGCCGAAGTTCGAGACACCGACGAATCTGGCGAACTGATTGACGCTCAGGACAATCGCTACAGCCCCGAGTCGCTGGCGATGAACCGAGAATTGATGGATGTCGTGGAAGACGCGATTGCTGGGTTGAGCGAAAAGCTCCGGTCGGTACTTCTGCTCCACGATAAGGAAGAATTAGAGTATGAGGAGATCGCGAATGTCTTGGATATTCCGATCGGAACCGTAAAGAGTCGGCTGTTTTTGGCCCGCGCTGCAGTGCAAAAGGCACTGGAGGAGTATCGAAAGTGA